A single window of Tolypothrix sp. NIES-4075 DNA harbors:
- the petM gene encoding cytochrome b6-f complex subunit PetM, producing MSEIVAAALLPVALIFVGWGLGVLLLKIQGAEPE from the coding sequence ATGAGCGAAATTGTGGCAGCAGCGTTATTACCCGTCGCTTTAATCTTCGTAGGCTGGGGTTTGGGTGTATTGTTGCTGAAGATTCAGGGCGCAGAACCAGAATAA
- a CDS encoding ribonuclease D produces MEDFQVCDRDLSDAALSQYLESEAIAVDTETMGLLPLRDRLCLVQLCNHEGKVTAIRITKGQTDSPNLKKLLEATNIVKIFHFARFDLATLRYHLGIQVNPIFCTKIASKLARTYTNRHGLKDVVQELEQVELDKSAQSSDWGNVANLSPSQLSYAANDVRYLISVRQKLIEMLTREERWQIAQECFECLPTIVSLDLLQFKDVFEH; encoded by the coding sequence ATGGAAGATTTTCAGGTTTGCGATCGCGACCTTAGTGACGCTGCCTTATCGCAGTATTTAGAATCTGAGGCGATCGCAGTCGATACCGAAACGATGGGATTGTTGCCACTGCGCGATCGCTTGTGTCTTGTCCAGTTATGCAATCATGAGGGTAAAGTTACCGCAATCCGCATTACTAAAGGACAAACCGACTCGCCAAACTTAAAAAAACTCTTAGAAGCAACGAATATTGTTAAGATTTTTCACTTTGCTCGCTTCGACCTTGCCACCTTGCGTTATCATCTCGGCATCCAAGTTAATCCTATATTTTGCACCAAAATTGCGAGTAAGTTAGCCCGTACTTACACCAATCGTCACGGACTCAAAGATGTGGTGCAAGAATTGGAACAAGTCGAACTCGATAAAAGCGCTCAAAGTTCAGACTGGGGAAACGTCGCTAATTTATCTCCATCTCAATTAAGTTATGCTGCTAATGATGTGCGCTACTTAATTAGCGTCCGACAAAAACTGATAGAAATGCTTACTAGAGAAGAACGTTGGCAAATCGCACAAGAATGCTTTGAGTGTTTACCAACTATAGTTTCCTTAGATTTGTTGCAATTTAAGGATGTCTTTGAACATTGA
- a CDS encoding rhodanese-like domain-containing protein translates to MPSQPPIDSQSDVHQLKSRLEWGEPAFTILDVRDRTTYNEGHIMGSMPMPIDELVDRATPSLAKSRDIYVYGANDEETNQAAQALRSAGFEHVSALKGGLAAWKAVGGPTEGIVESKTPAGADDYNVVERLKNHAETQNKKV, encoded by the coding sequence ATTCCTTCACAGCCACCAATTGACTCCCAGTCAGATGTTCATCAACTAAAGTCGCGTCTGGAATGGGGCGAACCAGCTTTTACAATTTTGGATGTGCGCGATCGCACGACCTACAATGAAGGTCACATCATGGGATCAATGCCAATGCCAATCGATGAATTGGTAGACCGTGCAACCCCAAGTTTGGCGAAAAGCCGTGATATTTACGTTTACGGTGCAAATGATGAAGAAACGAACCAAGCTGCACAAGCACTTCGTTCTGCTGGATTTGAGCATGTCTCAGCACTCAAAGGTGGTCTTGCTGCATGGAAAGCTGTCGGCGGACCAACTGAGGGTATTGTAGAATCAAAGACTCCCGCAGGCGCAGATGACTACAATGTTGTAGAGCGCTTGAAAAATCACGCTGAAACACAAAACAAAAAGGTGTAA
- the pdxA gene encoding 4-hydroxythreonine-4-phosphate dehydrogenase PdxA has protein sequence MYSNVTVKSHKQVRPRLVVTLGDPAGIGPEVVLKALADADVSKHCDLTVVGSRDLLAQVYTKLNLTKNLDTIANPADLSVLDVPSQGEIITGIGNAASGAASFAYMETAIAHTLSGKFDAIVTGPIAKSAWKAAGYNYPGQTELLAEKSGVDRFGMLFVARSPHTNWTLRTLLATTHIPLSQVAQVLTPQLMTKKLDLLVECLEKDFGIQEGRIAIAGLNPHSGEQGQLGHEEQDLLIPWLEQERKNRPNFQLDGPVPPDTMWVKPGQAWYGNSLIQNLKSKIQNPADAYLALYHDQGLIPVKLMAFDRAVNTSIGLPFVRTSPDHGTAFDIAGKGMSNATSMKAAIYLAAELVCQKFKIM, from the coding sequence ATGTATTCAAATGTTACGGTAAAATCTCATAAACAAGTGCGTCCGCGTCTGGTGGTGACGTTGGGAGATCCGGCTGGGATTGGACCAGAGGTGGTTTTGAAGGCTTTGGCAGATGCGGATGTTAGCAAACACTGTGATCTAACAGTGGTCGGAAGCCGGGATTTACTGGCACAAGTTTATACTAAGTTAAATTTAACTAAGAATTTGGACACGATCGCAAATCCGGCTGATTTATCAGTTTTGGATGTTCCTTCCCAAGGTGAAATTATTACCGGGATTGGTAATGCAGCTAGTGGTGCGGCTAGTTTTGCTTATATGGAAACTGCGATCGCTCACACACTATCTGGTAAATTTGATGCGATCGTTACAGGTCCCATCGCTAAATCTGCATGGAAGGCGGCAGGATATAATTATCCTGGGCAAACTGAACTTTTGGCAGAAAAATCTGGAGTTGACCGCTTTGGGATGTTATTTGTCGCGCGATCGCCTCATACTAATTGGACACTCCGCACTTTACTTGCCACCACACATATTCCATTAAGTCAAGTAGCCCAGGTATTAACACCGCAGTTAATGACAAAGAAATTAGATTTGCTGGTGGAATGTTTAGAAAAAGACTTTGGGATACAAGAAGGAAGAATAGCGATCGCTGGTTTAAATCCTCACAGTGGCGAACAGGGACAGTTGGGACATGAAGAACAAGATTTGCTAATTCCCTGGTTAGAACAAGAGCGTAAAAATCGTCCTAATTTTCAGTTAGATGGTCCGGTCCCGCCAGATACAATGTGGGTGAAGCCTGGTCAAGCGTGGTATGGAAATTCTCTAATCCAAAATCTAAAATCTAAAATCCAAAATCCTGCTGATGCTTATTTAGCACTTTACCACGACCAAGGTTTAATACCTGTGAAATTGATGGCATTTGATAGAGCGGTTAATACTTCTATCGGTCTTCCTTTTGTTAGGACTTCACCAGATCATGGGACAGCATTTGATATTGCAGGTAAAGGAATGAGTAATGCTACTTCGATGAAAGCAGCAATATACTTAGCGGCTGAATTGGTGTGTCAAAAGTTTAAAATAATGTAA
- a CDS encoding SDR family oxidoreductase, producing the protein MTLLIVGATGTLGRQVARRAIDEGYKVRCLVRSAKKAAFLKEWGAELVPGDLCYPQTLPAALEGITAVIDASTSRPTDSLSIKQVDWDGKVALIQAAQAAGVERFIFFSILDADKYPEVPLMEIKRCTELFLAESGLNYTILRLAGFMQGLIGQYGIPILEGQPVWVTGESSPIAYMDTQDIAKFAIRALSVPETQKQAFAVVGTRAWSAQEIISLCERLSGKEAKITRMPLNLLRAVRSITRFFQWGWNVADRLAFTEVLASGKPLNASMDEVYKVFGLDQQETTTLESYLQEYFSRIMKKLKEIDYEKTKAKKKKEKRSPFKKTSN; encoded by the coding sequence ATGACATTATTAATCGTCGGTGCCACTGGCACCTTGGGAAGACAAGTGGCTCGTCGTGCTATCGATGAGGGCTATAAGGTACGCTGTCTTGTCCGGAGTGCCAAAAAAGCTGCATTTCTAAAAGAATGGGGCGCAGAACTCGTACCAGGAGACTTGTGTTATCCCCAAACACTCCCAGCTGCCCTTGAAGGTATAACCGCAGTCATTGATGCCTCAACATCTCGTCCTACCGACTCACTGAGTATTAAACAAGTAGACTGGGATGGCAAGGTAGCATTAATTCAAGCAGCTCAAGCCGCAGGTGTAGAGCGTTTTATCTTCTTTTCCATTCTCGATGCCGACAAATATCCAGAAGTACCCTTGATGGAAATCAAACGGTGTACAGAACTATTTTTGGCTGAGTCAGGCTTGAATTATACTATTTTGCGGCTCGCTGGCTTTATGCAAGGGTTAATCGGTCAATATGGAATTCCGATTTTGGAAGGACAACCGGTTTGGGTGACAGGTGAATCTTCCCCCATCGCTTACATGGACACTCAAGACATTGCTAAGTTTGCTATCCGCGCTTTGAGCGTTCCAGAAACGCAAAAGCAAGCTTTTGCGGTGGTGGGTACTCGCGCTTGGAGTGCCCAGGAAATCATTAGCTTGTGCGAACGCTTGTCTGGAAAAGAAGCCAAAATAACCCGGATGCCATTAAACTTACTGCGAGCAGTGCGGAGCATAACGCGGTTCTTTCAGTGGGGATGGAACGTTGCTGACAGACTAGCGTTTACAGAAGTATTGGCAAGTGGTAAACCGCTAAATGCCTCAATGGATGAAGTATACAAAGTTTTTGGGTTAGACCAACAAGAAACCACCACCTTGGAAAGCTACCTACAAGAGTACTTCAGCCGAATTATGAAAAAACTTAAAGAAATAGACTACGAAAAAACTAAAGCCAAAAAGAAGAAGGAAAAAAGAAGCCCCTTTAAAAAGACTTCA